From the genome of Eucalyptus grandis isolate ANBG69807.140 chromosome 2, ASM1654582v1, whole genome shotgun sequence, one region includes:
- the LOC104434242 gene encoding cytochrome P450 71AP13, which produces MAVIAVLSKKKFRKRKCNLPPSPPKLPILGNLHQLSKLPHISLHHLARTYGPIIFLQLGEIPTIVVSSAKMAKEVMKTHDLALSSRPQIFSAKRLFYDCTDMVFSPYGAYWRHIRKICILELLSAKRVQSYSHVRVEEVARLVDRITESYPGTTNLTKLLGLYANDVLCGVALGRNFSGGGDYDRYGFQKMLEEYQELLGGFSIGDFFPSMEFIHSLTGMKSMEFIHSLTGMKSRLEHTFRRFDDLFNEILREHQEENKATELHKYLVDVLLDIQKNRCGEMPLTRGNVQAIILEETSHTAGTDTTFITLDWGMTELVINQKAMERAQAEVQSVLGERKFVQETDLPHLPYLKAVIKEIFRLHPPAPVLVPRESMEDITIDGYSIPAKTRFFVNAWSIGRDPESWVDPQSFRPERFLNENSNINFKGQDFELIPFGAGRRSCPAIAFGNASVEFALAQLLHSFDWELPHGTQPKDLDMTEVFGITMHRIANLTVVAKPHFS; this is translated from the exons ATGGCTGTGATTGCAGTTCtctcaaagaaaaaatttaggaaaaggaAGTGCAACCTCCCACCAAGTCCTCCCAAGTTACCGATCCTCGGCAATCTCCATCAGCTAAGCAAATTGCCACACATATCCCTCCACCACCTTGCGAGAACTTACGGCCCGATCATCTTCTTACAGCTTGGTGAAATCCCAACCATAGTTGTTTCCTCAGCTAAAATGGCGAAGGAGGTAATGAAAACCCACGACCTCGCACTTTCGAGCCGTCCTCAGATTTTCTCTGCCAAACGCTTGTTCTATGACTGCACTGACATGGTCTTCTCCCCCTATGGTGCTTATTGGAGGCATATAAGAAAAATCTGCATACTTGAACTGCTTAGTGCAAAACGGGTTCAGTCATACAGTCATGTCAGGGTAGAAGAAGTTGCTCGGTTAGTTGACCGGATTACAGAGTCTTATCCAGGCACCACAAATCTAACAAAGCTGCTTGGTTTATATGCAAATGATGTTCTCTGTGGGGTAGCTTTAGGGAGGAATTTTTCGGGAGGAGGGGACTACGACAGGTATGGGTTTCAGAAGATGCTGGAGGAGTATCAGGAGTTGCTTGGAGGATTCAGTATAGGAGATTTCTTTCCTTCAATGGAATTCATCCATAGCCTGACTGGGATGAAATCAATGGAATTCATCCATAGCCTGACTGGGATGAAATCCAGACTTGAGCACACGTTTCGGCGCTTTGATGATCTTTTCAATGAGATACTAAGAGAGCATCAGGAAGAAAATAAAGCTACGGAGCTGCACAAGTATCTTGTGGATGTTTTACTTGATATACAGAAGAACCGTTGTGGTGAAATGCCTCTCACCAGGGGCAATGTTCAAGCCATCATCCTT GAAGAAACCTCTCATACGGCAGGAACTGATACAACATTCATAACACTTGATTGGGGAATGACAGAACTTGTCATCAATCAAAAAGCCATGGAAAGAGCACAAGCCGAAGTACAAAGCGTCcttggagagagaaaattcgTGCAAGAAACTGACCTACCTCATCTGCCATACTTGAAGGCTGTCATTAAGGAGATATTCCGGTTGCACCCTCCTGCTCCAGTGTTAGTCCCCAGAGAATCTATGGAGGACATAACCATTGATGGGTACTCCATCCCAGCAAAAACCCGTTTCTTCGTCAATGCTTGGTCAATTGGGCGGGACCCAGAATCCTGGGTCGATCCACAATCGTTTCGACCGGAAAGATTCCTTAATGAAAATAGCAACATTAACTTCAAAGGACAGGATTTTGAGCTGATACCCTTCGGTGCTGGTAGGAGGAGCTGCCCGGCTATTGCATTTGGAAATGCCAGTGTTGAGTTTGCTTTAGCTCAACTTCTTCACAGTTTCGATTGGGAGCTTCCTCATGGGACCCAGCCTAAGGATTTGGATATGACCGAAGTTTTTGGCATCACAATGCACAGAATTGCCAACCTCACGGTTGTAGCCAAACCCCACTTCTCCTAG